TTGTTAATACAatctattttattacacttgtgtCTTCCTTGTGTTGATAATGCAGTAAAGGTTCTACAAATTAGGTATCCCACCAAGTTTTCTTATGTGATGTACTCTTAACCACACCTTAAGTAACACGTGATCCAAAATCATAATGTCACCTGTGACGTGAGTACCCATCACTACACTATTTCGCCTCCTTAGGTTGGCGAAAGCAAAATTCACTACACACCAAATCACCAGGCTCTCTATATCTGTGCACTCTACCTGCTAGCAGGCTGTGCGGCCTCACAGTTTGCAAGGCTTACGTACCTGTCTCCTTACCTGTGTTTACTCACCTCGATGATCATCCTACTCTTCAGCTCCTGTGTCCCCATCTGCTCCATCGTTCCTCTGATCACCTGCAAGACAAAGAGACAATCACCACACAGGTAAACACCCTGAACCCATACCATCTCTGGATAACTTACCCTTGGGCTGTTGCTCTGTTTACCCCTGCCATTGTCTCCAATAAACCTGCCCTGTTGTGTTGCTTACCTTTGCTTCTCTGTGTGATTGCTGACACTATCCCACTATCCAATATGCATGTGACTCTTTGTCTTCAGTAGAACAGGAAAGAAGGTTTTTAGCTGAAACCAcggtccttggtgattcatacattgcaaatttaaaaaaataaaaaataaaaaatcttattatGGGATCTTATGAATTGAAATAATCAGTCTGTGCAaaaaacagattattatttACATCAACATTAATTGTAATCAATAGCCTGCAGGCAAATGGGTAAGTCAGATTATTTTTCATGTATTGGTTCTTTCAGAAAGTTTGTTTCAATgaattgtttcaaataaataattcaccTGTTTGTTTATGCAATTACATCACATATTtgcaattatattattaaagtacCTAATAATGATGTGAAATGTGGAAGTTTGACATGTTCAAAGAATATAAATTTACTATTGAATTTCATCAAGAGAAAATGAATTTTTTGGATGTGCTTGTTCTTCGCACTGCATCGGGCATCGAAACTACTTTGTATCGTAAACCAACTGACCGTAACACCATCTTGCACGGACAATCTTATCATCCTGTGTCATTAAAGCGTTCGTTACCAATTTCACAATTTAGTCGTATTCGCCGTATTTGTAGCAAAGATGCAGATTTTCAACAGCAATCACAAATCCTATCGGAGAGATTCAGAAAACGATCATATCGAGAAGAGTGGATCCAGTCTGCAGTGAGTCGTTTTAAAGATGTATCGCAACAGGAGAgtcttgttaaaaaaacaaaaaaatttaaacgtCGGGTTAATTGTTATATTCAATATTCGCCTGTTTCGAAGGACATTcatcatgttttattgaaacattGGCACATCGTAGAGAGTGATCCCGGTCTCAAGAAGTGTTTTGATGAACCACCTCGTTTAGTGTATAAGAAAACACCCAGTGTTCGTAATATTTTGGTCAGATCTGATTTGAAACCTGCTCCTCATTTCTTGAATAAAATACCGTATGGGAATTACAGATGTGGTAactgtcaacagtgtaatttcaCATATAagacattgactttcacacatCCTCATCTGACGAAAATATTTAAGATTCGAGTGCGATTTCGTGCAAGACggctaatgttatttatttgttgcgtTGCCCTTGTGGTTTATGTTATGTTGGTAAGACTAGTAGACCTTCGTATTTCTGAACATCGGTGTGCAATTAGACATTGCGATCCGAAAAGTCCAGTAGCTCAGCATTTTGTAAACTCGAGACATTCCGTTTCCACTCTTCAGTACATAGGAATAGAGGTAGTTAAGTGTCCACGGCGCGGTGGTgacattaataaattacttttacaacGTGAGGCCTTTTGGATTTTTACATTAGATACTTTGTTCCCGAGAGGTTTAAATGAGGATTTTGATATTCGtccatttctttaaatatggaATGCCTATCCAATTATGTGGCTTTTTATACAGCTCCAATAAAGGTTTTGATGGTATTGGTTGAATTTATGTATGTAGGCAGGTATTAATTAATGTTGTTGTATTGTGCATCGAgaattgtattttgttattttgcatagttctttgttgttgttgttgttgttgtttttttctttttgactgcggttattttggtttattcattattatcattattatattggTTATATTGTGTTAGGTCATGTGACCTTTTGTTCACATGTATAAATGGAGGCATATCAGTGTTGCTCATttgtctgatgaagagcctgTGTGCTCGAAATGTTACACTCTAtgtaaatttttaataataaatttttctttgatacttttggagcttaggtgttgccgactttgcattttcaatatgcttctacttgttttttagtCGAGCACCCATTTGAGATAGATGTGCGTGctgttgtttgctttttttataaaaatataaactgcCATGAGAAAACTCCACAAACTATTATAAAGTGATGTCTACTATTCTAACGTGCTTTATGAAACTTACACCAACCATTCAGAAGTGTGCTTGACCTTGACACAGGCTTTTCACAATGCAATGTAATGTAGCCTAAGTCTGCAACGTATAATGTAAGTCGAGATGCTATTTAAACACAATTTCTACTTATTAACGTGTCTGCAGAAAGTCAAATGCTTTGACAAAACATTCAGGCAACTCCAGAAGAAATGCATgctcataatatatatatactgtatgtatatgtaagggataatcaacggctagctgtgcattaaacgatttgaatgcacgacgtggaggcgaatgAAAACCGGTCTGTGTCATTTGGATAGCCGGTTTTCAGTGGCATGTGTCAGTGGAGAGTGGCATGTGTCAAGTTTTAGTGACACATGCCACTCTCCACTGACACATGCCAAATGACACAGACCGGTTTTCATTGGCATGTGTCAGTGGAGAGTGGCATGTGTCATTGACATTGTCACGCAAGTGTCGCAactatatctatatatagaAGATGCAACTGTGATGTCATATCCTAAACAAATAGCCTAATTTagtgattaaaaataaagtcaatTAAACGTATTTGCAAGTCGGTTATACTTTCTCCTATATGTCGTGCGTTTATGGCACATCTGTTTTTGAGTGGCATGTGGACGCCGCATGCTCACCGGTAGGTGTCAGTACAAGTAACATTGGCCAGCGTAAGAGTAACCCAAAAAATTGACAGTTGAGGAAGATTCACGGATGGTGTATTAGTTTTTGAGTAAGACGGTAGCGCatcagcaaaacaaaacaactaatCAGAGTCTGAAATTAACCACAGATGATGTACAGTTGCACTGGTACTTTCGGTCAACAATGAATGGTAAGACAAATGGCTTCTGTGGCTAGATTTGTGATCCTCTGCTGCGAGACAATGAAATGGTAAACATTGAGAAAAAAGTGCATGCCGGAAATCGCAAAAAGCCTGTAATGATGCAGATGAGTCAATTgcttattacaaaatatataatttgcagTGGTAGTGGCCTACTCTATATATTTTAGCGTTAGTATAATATACAGTAGGCCTTCAGTGCTAAtgtgtttgcatttttaaaatggtaTGATTGTGTATACCAATGTAATGGATaaactattattaattaattattaattatataaacacaatattataacaaccccccacccccaccctccACCCACCCACGACCCAAGTGCTTTTTTTGGCCAGTATTATTTAGGTGCATTGTTGTATTGTTGCATTCCCTTAGGTCCTCAAACGTTCAAAGACCATATTAGCTTTATTAAGGCTAATGAAGGAAAACAATGTCAGCTTTGCAGACAGGATGTGATTGGGTCAGAAGAGCACCTACAAAAAAGGCATTTTAAATATGCCGTGCACCTTAGAGATGGCGATATTGGTGAGCATGTgtttataactgttttattaatttaaatattagttgtattataaattattgaCCTTTTGGGCATCCAGTTCTTTTCACAGTACCAtgcttttgtgaaaaaaatgatcaaaaaagaAGTCACTggcattgttttaaatgtgacaAGATTatacaaaaggagaaattcaTTTGAAGAACATCTGCAGAAACATGGTAAGAGCTTAGGATGTTATTATATGATTATTCATGCTATAACTGAACTCGTAACCAAttaaaaatcactgttttcaccAACTTATTATACTTGTTTTGTAGGTTGCATGGTGACACCTTTCAAAGATCTGCCAAAGACAAGTATGTATTTGTATCTTAGTTTGATATTTCAAGCCTACTTCACATTATGTTTTCTGTCTCAATATTCAAATGTAATTGTTGTCACAGAAATGGCATTTGCTCTTAGTTTTGTCAAGAAGGTCTACAATATGTGTACCTAACCTGCCTACATAAAAAGTATGACATGAATTAATCGAACTCACATATCAATTCTGAAACTCTCACTGTAATTGTTTTTTAGGCAAGCCACAGAAAACCAATGAAAATGCAGAAAGTGCTCCTGTTGGTGAACAGAGATTTCTGTGTTCCTTCTGTTCATCCTCTTTTACTACAGCAGGGAGTCTTCGTAGACATGAAAAAGAGTTTCATGTTACATCAGATCCGGTTTACTGTGTTGACGTACAGCaaggtgtctttgttacagCCAAAAACAGTAGAGGCCAAAGAGTGCCAATACATGTACAAAAAAACACCACCTCTCAAATAATTGCCTGCGAAGTACCAGAATGCAGGGAGTTCATGACTCTGGCCAAACTTAGTGGAAAGCCTGGTGCAGAGTGTGAGCATCTGATCAAAGTTTCTTCTGCTCCACCGTACATTCCTCCTGAGCCTCTGAAAGAAGAATCTTTAAAGACTATGCAGGAAAAAGGATTGATTTCCACCAACAGAATGTCAGAGTGCCTCAAACACAGTAAGGCAGCATCAGAAGAGGGAATCTGCTCTGTGTATCCTATTTTTCATGAGAAACATGAAGATTCAGgaagatttgtttatttttcaatttattaaggaaggaaggaaagatgGTGCCTCTTTGGGCGGACAAGAGTGTCATTTGACAGATTGTTGGGGCACTGGTATTGCCTTTGTAAAGGAACGAAGAAGCAGTACAGATGTCTTCACATCTATATGGCAATGTGGTGGCTTTACCAAGAAAGAGAGGACTTAGTAATTGAGTGTTCAAGAGCAGACAGTGACTTGTCAGGGGACCCAtctgaaaatgaagaaattgaAGATGGTGTTGTAGGAGAAAGACTGACAAAGCACCAACTGGTTGCAATGACTAATTATTTGTGGCAAAGCAAAAGAATACCAGAAGATTTGCCACACGAATTAAGGACTCGGGCAAGTGAAATACCAAAAAGGTTTGAACCCACAGAGCAAACATGCCCTTATTGCCCTGGGCCAACCCCACCAGGTCTCACAGAACCAGTTGTTGTCACAAAGAGAGCATCGGTTTATGACATAGACTCAGTGAAGAAAGGTCTGTatattaaattactaaatgCAAACATTAGTAAATGTGTGATAGTGCCACTGTAAATGTATGCTTTTTGTTCTCTTTCTCCTAATAAAGGTGTTACAGTGTGTGTAAAGTACTGATCTGCAAGACACCTGTCAGGTTTCAGGAATACACTGCAGGATTTCACAATTTTAACAACATCATTGTTTTGACAACTCGTCTATGTGCAATGATGACATCTGCCCTCAAGGTaagaaaaaatcatttttaattgttatgtGCAGCATCTCAAATTGATTTTATGTTGAAAAAATAATGACACTTCTccgaaaaaaaaacaacaacaccttTTGAAGACAAACACAGCCATTGGGCGATTTCTATCCATGCTGGAGGACCTCCTTACAGTAACAATTCACCACAACACCCTAAGGAAAGCCTTTTTTAATTTCTGGGCAATGACCAGATACACATATGACTTTTCATGCATTCGCTGTGGCCATGAACCACCTATCTTGATTGCTGACGGCAACTGGAAGGTGGCTTTTGATTTGCCTGGTAAGATATTTATTGCAATTACAGTCCATTAATAATGTATGCaatacttttaattaatgataattaatttagctaaatttttattacatcaTTTTTTCCACTAGTCAATCTCCTGAAGAGACCTTGTACCGAAAATGTGGAACAGAGTGACCTTAGTGTCAATGTTGCTGAAAGATGGTCGTCATTAGAAAAGGAGCTAATTTGAGTTGGTTTCTGTTACGGTAAAAACtataaatagtaatacagattTATGGTTCACGTTATGTTCATATGAATTGTCATATAAATACTACAGAACTGCTTAGATATGATTTGTCCTTTCTCTCTACATCACCTGCAGAAACAAAGGAGAAAAACCCCTTTTCCAGTGAACTATCTTATTCATCTTTTGCCCCATGGCTTGGATCCTCCTGCAGGGTTGGACCAATTGTTCCAAAAACAGAGATCCTCAAAGGATTTTCAGAGAGACTATGTGACAAGTCACCTCCTGTAGATTCTCATGCAGTTGAGGACACTGTGTTAAAACTGATCGAATCCAAAAAGGTATTTCTCTTCCAGATGTATTATTTTgtatacacacattttattttggccaaaaaaaaaatgtaatgaaatagtttttatatttatttttctagccTTCCAAAAATGAGCTGCTTGCAGCATGTACACAGCTTGGTGTGTCTTCTGCTGGCTCTGCCTCAGATATTATTAATCGTTTGGAGGAGCTTCTTCTTTACAAAGACATTTACCCAAAAATGTTCATCAAATTGCAGAAGACTGGAGGTATGGCAACCTCATACAATTTTTCTATAGAGTTTTACAgagaaatgttttatgttttgtcaatttttttagGTGGTGTTCTTCATTTTGGATGCCCACATGCCATTGTTTACTGTTGCTCCCCTCTTTGGTGGCAAGAGTCAGCGAGGTACCGTGTTGATGCACTTTTGAGTTTGAAAACTCCGCCGACTATGTACATTTCAGATGTAGCTGGACGTGTTGCACAACACGCCAACAACAGAACTCGCCAGGCATTTTTCAGGCCTTTTGATGGCAGACTGTGTGAAGCCACAGCTGAAAATGTGGCCAAGGCTTCATCCAAGGAGCTTGTTGTCCATTTACCCTGGGTTAAAACCATGAAAGAAGGTGGACGTGTCCAGAGTCAAAATAATGGAGCCACAGAAGCACTTGACAAACCTCACCCCATCACAGGAACATCAGATAGATTTTCGTTGTACGACCGCTTTCATCAGCATAACCAAAAACAGGAAAAAGAGAAACTGAGAAGCCTTGATCTTGTCCCAGAGCTCACTAGCCTCATCAACTCTTCCATGGCAGAGCAGCTTAACCGGGAGCTTGCAAATTCTCGATACTTTCTTTGCCAGTTGAAAGATATTCATTATATGTTTGCACTTCGATTGGTGTTCCATTTGCATAACAGCAGAGTGAACAAAGTATTTATGGACAAAATGCTAAGGCAGACACAAGGGTCAGCTGAAGTTAGACCAGATGGAAAACTGTGCCTCTTCACTACATGTGAGATTGATAGAAATCTTATCTTAATTTGTATGTTAACCTTATAACTACCTTGCACAAATGTTGATGTAATCACTGTGTATTGATACAGATAGAGGCACTcagtcaaatttaaaaaatcctgagtatattaaagaaaagaagaaagaatTCATCTCAGGGGAAGGACAACACTTCAGCACATCAGTTTTCCCCATCTTGAAGGAAAACAAGGTATTTTTGCATATATTAACTTTTGGCTTTAACTTTGGCAGATtgattttcaatttaaaaaaccATGCTATGTTGGAAATGTCATCataataattgttttcattATACATGTCACTTGTAGGACAAGCTTTCTGAACTGTACTCCACTGTACGAAATTATGCTTCTGTCCTTGTGCAAATTGACAACTGTATAATAACAATTAAGGACCTACTGACAATCTATCCTGCACAGTCCATTTCACCCGAATCAGAAGACATCCTACCCAACCAGCCATGGCTGACTGATGATGTATGCACACTGTTTTTTTGTatgttaatgtgtgttttgaagaaaatatgtattaacatgtttttatctttatctttaATAGGCTGTCAACACTAGAGTAGCACAGCTTGCATCAACAACACCCAATGTGAGTGTACAtaccttttttaaattattaggTTAGATTAAAAAATACCTTATTGAATTATGAAGTTctaattcatttataatcagaattcagtgtaaataaattgtaattcaaAGTTAGAATtcaattattaatttacaatAACTTCCTGAAAGGTTGTGATGCTcccatcatttacatttatttcctGGTGGAGAGACTGgatcactcaaaaaaaaatctCCTCTCGAAATTTAACATGCTTGAAGGTATACTTTTCATGTACACTCAATCAATCATACacgtataaaaaaaaaaattatatatatatatatatatatatatatatatatgtgtgtgtgtgtgtgtgtatatatatatatatatatatatataatttttttttatactataTATGGAGGATTTATCAACTTTGATCatttataaaagaaataatgatgaagtttttttttttttttcaaaaagaaTCTTAAAGCCAGTGACACTGTGGTTTTTCCTCGATGTGTTGGTAAAGATGAGAACCCTGAGACCGGGAACCACTTCATTTTGTGGGTTAGTGGAAACATCAAGAtcttacaaatgtattttaacacaaacaattttttttgtctattttatgTATGTCTTTTCCTGTTATTGTCTTCAAAGGTCTTCTGTGGTCAAAGTCATGAGCTCCAGGTGTTTGATTCCATGGGGCTTTACAAAGACATACCAGAACGCCACATGGAAATACTATGGTAATGTATTTGGTCCCttcctttttaaaatttctgtgCTGCAGCATACTAGGCATACATAAAGCACATTGGCCATTCAaccaaaatgtatcaaaaatgcTTGTGTACTGTAAAGTACTGTAACCAACTATGCCATCTATAAGTCATCTGTGACTATTACATAATGTCCAGTATATTTCACATTAATATATAGAAAGGATAGTATCAGTCAACTTTCAATATAAGTGATCAGTCTACTAGAATGCACTTTATTTCATTCAGATCAGCAGTGTCTGTGTAATCATGTTCTTATTCACATGTTTGTCTGTGTATCTTTTTCTCAGTCATGCCTTCAGTAACACATGGAAACTTGCTGATTGGAAAATCTCTTATCCACCCCAGTGGCTTCAGAGCCAGGGAGATGCAAACAACTGTGGAGTGTTTGTATGCACTGTAAgactatacatttttttacttcaaatatTTACTATCAGCTctattttacattgtttttatttcaacagaaataaagtgttagTGTTATGTCACGCTGATTTAAAAACACACCACTAATGTGTCATCTTTCATTTGTGTTCTCTTCAAACAGGTGGCAGAGATGGAGCTGAAGGGCTACAAGCTGACCACAGAGACCATCGGCCTGTCACAAACACAATATCTACGAGAATATCATGCAACAGTCTTAGTAAAAGATTTTATTGTAGATTTTAGTTTtcaagattttcttttttaacttaATGTTTGAAACTAGTAATTGACAGGAACAGAacattagtaatattattatttttcataggATTCAATGAAAAAGCCAGAAAAACCAATGCAGTGCATGGCTGGTGACTTGCGTGTGTGCTGCTTCCAAAAAGTGGGCCAAGGGTAGGCCGTGttagtttttacttttatatataattattattattttacttttttttaggtaaatacatttattattccatgtttattttattcacatGAACAGGCCATTGTATCCCAGTGTTGAGAAGATCCTGTGGGTACAGTGTGACATGTTCTTGGGCTGGCTACACACAGATTGTGCTGGAGTGAAAGAAAGTGAGGTCAAAAAAGGCATCTTTAAATGTGGATGTGATTTGACACAACCATACACTTTTGATAGGTAAGTTTAAGTGGAAGACttataatgtttttaagaaacatgGAGCTAGATCATGGTCTAGACCaggattacatttttatttttattttcacttaaGTGTAAAATCATGCtagaaaaaaatgaagaacaaaagatacacaaaaacagtaatatggcaattcattttatatcatatcagtataatattacataaacttttatttagctAACCCTTTATTAACAGCCATTTGTGGTGCCCCAGTTCACTGTCAACTTCTCTTAAATTGATCAAGAACTGTTCTATAGCCAGATGTTTTTTCTATGCTATTTCATAACCTAAAGTTcataaaatgtacataattgTTTCTTTGTAGCACTCGGAATGCTCTGAGACTTGGAATTGACAACATAATCTCAGATGAAGACATAAAAGTGAGTACTGTCAAATTACTGTACAAATtacaaaacagggacgatagtAGGTGAgtgccagccaatgagattgtcgtctGTGCATTAGccccgcccactaccagagaaaccggcagttcttaaaagctgaagaattccaaaggaactccgttattttgacaggaaaatacaacaaagaatatcgtttacatgtagcgcgtcaattctgcatgttatgaaagactctctttcATAACCACAGGGAATAAGCAGGACACACACACGTAGCAAGGGGTTTGACGAACAATACCGGTGTCGTGCCAAGGTACTTACCCCTGATAAAAAGTGTACCCCCCAGTCACGGGAGCACGCATGCATGCAGTGGTATGGCGGACCTTTGATGATATCGCCAAGGTTAATAAAGCTATAACACACGAATTCTTTAAGTTGTCGttttactgttgttgttttgtcaaCGAGGTTTAGCAAATACAGCTATCACATGGCCCATATATCAAAATACATGCTTTATTCTTCTGTAGGCTATATCGAACCTCATTACTCTGAATGTCTTACGTTACTGAAAAAACTCGATTACAGTATGCTCGTGATTGTCAGGCTTTACTTCATGTCTAACAACAGTGATGAATGTGGACAAGTTTCTTGTTACCTGTCAAAATTTATAGTGGGATACATATCTTTTTAGACTGTATTTTCGACCTGCTATAAAAAGTATCCCCCCTCCAAAATGTACAGATGATGGCCTATCatcaagtgttttattttgtcaaTACTTCACTTCATGTCTAACAACAGTGATGAATATGGACAAGTTTCCTGTTACCTGTCAAAATTTATAGTGGTATATGTATCTTTTCAGACTGTATTTTCGGCCTGCTATAAAAAGTATCCCCCCTCCAAAATGTACAGATGATGGTCTATCATCATTTTTTCGACCTGCCAAAATCGGTACAACCCCCCTAGTATTCACTGtgcttcactttttccacattttgttatgttacagccttattccaaaatggattaaattcattattttcctccaaattctacaaacaataccccataatgaCAACGTGAAAGAAGTTTGAAATCTTTGCACATTTAttacaaaaggaaaaaaaatcacatgtacATAAGTATTCACAGCCTTTGCCATGACACTCAAAACATAGCTCAGGTGCATCCTGTTTccactgatcatccttgagatgagTTGATTGAGTTGACAG
The sequence above is a segment of the Onychostoma macrolepis isolate SWU-2019 chromosome 07, ASM1243209v1, whole genome shotgun sequence genome. Coding sequences within it:
- the LOC131544382 gene encoding uncharacterized protein LOC131544382 — its product is MPCTLEMAILFFSQYHAFVKKMIKKEVTGIVLNVTRLYKRRNSFEEHLQKHGCMVTPFKDLPKTSKPQKTNENAESAPVGEQRFLCSFCSSSFTTAGSLRRHEKEFHVTSDPVYCVDVQQGVFVTAKNSRGQRVPIHVQKNTTSQIIACEVPECREFMTLAKLSGKPGAECEHLIKVSSAPPYIPPEPLKEESLKTMQEKGLISTNRMSECLKHSKAASEEGICSVYPIFHEKHEDSGRFVYFSIY
- the LOC131543560 gene encoding uncharacterized protein LOC131543560 — protein: MFIKLQKTGGGVLHFGCPHAIVYCCSPLWWQESARYRVDALLSLKTPPTMYISDVAGRVAQHANNRTRQAFFRPFDGRLCEATAENVAKASSKELVVHLPWVKTMKEGGRVQSQNNGATEALDKPHPITGTSDRFSLYDRFHQHNQKQEKEKLRSLDLVPELTSLINSSMAEQLNRELANSRYFLCQLKDIHYMFALRLVFHLHNSRVNKVFMDKMLRQTQGSAEVRPDGKLCLFTTYRGTQSNLKNPEYIKEKKKEFISGEGQHFSTSVFPILKENKDKLSELYSTVRNYASVLVQIDNCIITIKDLLTIYPAQSISPESEDILPNQPWLTDDAVNTRVAQLASTTPNVVMLPSFTFISWWRDWITQKKISSRNLTCLKNLKASDTVVFPRCVGKDENPETGNHFILWVFCGQSHELQVFDSMGLYKDIPERHMEILCHAFSNTWKLADWKISYPPQWLQSQGDANNCGVFVCTVAEMELKGYKLTTETIGLSQTQYLREYHATVLDSMKKPEKPMQCMAGDLRVCCFQKVGQGPLYPSVEKILWVQCDMFLGWLHTDCAGVKESEVKKGIFKCGCDLTQPYTFDSTRNALRLGIDNIISDEDIKGISRTHTRSKGFDEQYRCRAKVLTPDKKCTPQSREHACMQCLPGERSNCKVYGVNPSKVLTPALRDLCADIQATNNSVKELRVELEALASAVKQTRDLVDSVQAAAREYRRTVTDLKNQLEQLTEKMMDIEDRSRRNNVRLVGLLEGAEGSNAAGFLRAYLSKWITSLKGRDIEIPFLTYPAVIKLWHKGEQMMFDSPQKAEDFISLLSQKKTYAAALQGNGKTVATNTGPLKLSDKHITHLQEELTHAQRRIDTLKVKVQGQLKAPNEREQETTEQVKELQAAPTAAQLDQQHAKAAQKDLVNRLQYAKQLLEKVKNDISDKNAEISALEDYLERTESHIQELAYNKRSEEPQPKTSPAFTTELFPVNERKPPIQADLGAAHGMTVKDKLSKNIYKFNPNSTEGHDIQAHLQDIDFYLKCVLLFVSLLFSAL